In Crassostrea angulata isolate pt1a10 chromosome 6, ASM2561291v2, whole genome shotgun sequence, a genomic segment contains:
- the LOC128188236 gene encoding ARF GTPase-activating protein GIT2-like isoform X2, producing the protein MSRTKVRAASEVCADCAAPDPTWASINRGVLICDECCSVHRSLGRHISQVKSLTKGQWSPTLLAMVQHLANHGANSIWEHSLLDPSQSKHGKKKPSPRDQVHPVKTEFIRSKYQFLQFVNKQKDGELNSIDDLSKQLHSSVRTNNLETCLRLLSKGADPNYFHPEKGNCPLHVAAQSGQPLQVELLVVYGADPGAYDSNGKTPIDHAKAEDHMDLADRLVECQYELTDRLAFYLCQRKPDHRTGIHFKIPEMADSSLDMSELAKQAKKKLQALPNHLFEELAMDVYDEVDRRENDEHWLQTHDNKALVSDRQGVPFLPLNPDFSATRNQGRQKLARFNAREFATLIIDILNDAKRRQTGVMSPVQTPKEPDKLPSQVVQRKTNFNSIASDEEPIYDQVASDEDYSSIDNLSIKSAGMKDSSLAQPPAVPRKSTRRQNSAGNLRSEGDLKQENVYPVKQGSPRPPTVPEAMVEGPVSTEEFLQMKKKLSTMEFRMQQILKTNQDLQKERDDLTQLVQTLTKEISILRKQAQHQQSPPTTLPNGYSPDRGDDSGRTGTPRSGTRPSSGTRPSSGTRPQSMFEPREREQRLSNKTPSKDSLPTAYSVSNIHKSEETDSNRVQSSSSGSGAEEIQCAYPPDLSHYDCPSSLPVHLDEELPSQEEVMRKTEKITKNIQELHKSGQDGKHDSFGHCADKIYEAVKEMAALFPKNSRISTVRHALNSLTSSAARLQEECQDTNMGDLEPELDLPFKTQQVMQCAFDIARAAKELVTLFQ; encoded by the exons ATGTCCAGGACAAAAGTAAGGGCGGCGTCTGAGGTGTGCGCCGACTGTGCTGCCCCAG aTCCCACATGGGCCTCCATCAACCGGGGTGTCCTAATCTGTGATGAGTGCTGCAGTGTCCATCGAAGTCTGGGTCGCCACATTTCTCAGGTCAAATCACTGACCAAGGGACAATGGAGTCCCACGCTGTTAGCT ATGGTGCAGCATTTAGCTAACCATGGAGCCAACAGTATTTGGGAGCATTCTCTGCTAGACCCCTCACAGAGCAAGCATGGCAAGAAAAAACCCAGTCCCAGAGATCAAGTCCA TCCAGTAAAAACAGAATTCATCAGATCAAAGTACCAGTTCTTACAGTTTGTTAACAAGCAGAAAGATGGTGAACTCAATTCCATTGATGATTTGAGCAAG CAATTACACTCAAGTGTTAGAACCAACAATTTAGAGACATGCTTACGCCTTCTGTCTAAAGGAGCGGATCCAAATTACTTTCACCCT gagaaAGGAAATTGTCCTTTGCATGTAGCAGCCCAGAGTGGTCAACCATTACAAGTGGAACTGTTGGTAGTGTATGGTGCTGACCCAGGGGCATACGACTCCAATGGGAAAACACCCATTGACCATGCAAA AGCTGAAGATCATATGGATTTGGCGGACAGACTTGTTGAGTGTCAGTACGAGCTGACAGATAGACTGGCATTTTATCTTTGTCAACGAAAACCTG ATCACAGGACAggcattcatttcaaaatacCGGAGATGGCAGATAG TTCTCTAGACATGTCAGAGCTAGCTAAGCAGGCAAAGAAAAAACTGCAAGCA CTTCCAAATCACTTATTTGAAGAGCTTGCCATGGATGTGTATGATGAGGTTGACAGAAGAGAAAATGATGAGC ATTGGTTACAAACTCATGACAACAAGGCTTTAGTCAGTGATCGGCAGGGGGTGCCTTTTCTTCCCCTCAACCCAGATTTTTCAGCCACACGCAATCAG GGCCGTCAGAAGCTTGCCAGGTTCAATGCAAGGGAGTTTGCCACATTAATTATAGACATTTTAAATGACGCAAAAAGAAGACAAACAGGAGTGATGTCCCCTGTTCAGACTCCCAAAGAACCAG ACAAATTGCCCAGTCAAGTTGTTCAAAGGAAAACAAACTTCAACAGCATTGCGAGTGATGAGGAGCCGATCTATGACCAGGTGGCATCAGACGAGGACTACAGCAGCATTGACAACCTCAGCATCAAAAGTGCTGGCATGAAAGACAGCTCTCTTGCCCAGCCCCCAGCA GTTCCAAGAAAAAGCACAAGGAGACAAAATTCAGCAGGCAATCTCAGGTCAGAAGGTGATCTTAAACAGGAAAATGTTTACCCCGTCAAACAAGGGTCGCCACGT CCCCCCACTGTTCCGGAAGCCATGGTAGAGGGACCTGTCTCCACAGAAGAATTCCTACAGATGAAGAAGAAGCTGTCCACAATGGAGTTCAGAATGCAACAAATTCTGAAGACAAATCAGGACCTACAGAAGGAGAGGGATGACCTCACACAACTG GTGCAAACTCTTACAAAAGAGATTTCAATACTAAGAAAACAAGCCCAGCACCAGCAGAGTCCTCCAACCACACTACCCAATGGGTACAGCCCTGATCGTGGGGATGACAGTGGACGGACAGGTACCCCCAGGTCAGGGACACGCCCATCATCAGGGACACGCCCCTCTTCTGGGACACGCCCACAATCGATGTTTGAGCCTCGAGAACGGGAGCAGCGTTTATCCAACAAA ACTCCATCCAAAGATTCACTGCCCACAGCTTACTCTGTGTCCAATATCCACAAATCAGAAGAAACTGAT TCAAACCGTGTGCAATCTTCAAGTTCAGGATCGGGGGCGGAGGAGATACAGTGTGCCTACCCCCCTGATCTCTCCCACTACGACTGTCCTAGCTCACTGCCTGTCCACCTGGACGAGGAACTCCCCAGTCAGGAGGAGGTGATGAGGAAGACGGAGAAGATCACAAAGAACATCCAGGAACTCCACAAATCTGGTCAGGACGGGAAGCACGATAG CTTTGGACATTGTGCTGACAAAATCTATGAGGCAGTGAAAGAAATGGCAGCATTGTTTCCAAAg aactcCAGAATCAGCACAGTTCGCCATGCATTAAACTCTTTAACATCGAGTGCTGCTCGGCTACAAGAAGAATGCCAAGACACAAACATGGGTGACCTCGAGCCCGAACTTGATCTTCCATTTAAAACTCAACAAGTGATGCAGTGTGCTTTTGACATTGCAAGAGCTGCTAAAGAACTTGTTACATTGTTTCAGTGA
- the LOC128188236 gene encoding ARF GTPase-activating protein GIT2-like isoform X4, with protein sequence MSRTKVRAASEVCADCAAPDPTWASINRGVLICDECCSVHRSLGRHISQVKSLTKGQWSPTLLAMVQHLANHGANSIWEHSLLDPSQSKHGKKKPSPRDQVHPVKTEFIRSKYQFLQFVNKQKDGELNSIDDLSKQLHSSVRTNNLETCLRLLSKGADPNYFHPEKGNCPLHVAAQSGQPLQVELLVVYGADPGAYDSNGKTPIDHAKAEDHMDLADRLVECQYELTDRLAFYLCQRKPDHRTGIHFKIPEMADSSLDMSELAKQAKKKLQALPNHLFEELAMDVYDEVDRRENDEHWLQTHDNKALVSDRQGVPFLPLNPDFSATRNQGRQKLARFNAREFATLIIDILNDAKRRQTGVMSPVQTPKEPDKLPSQVVQRKTNFNSIASDEEPIYDQVASDEDYSSIDNLSIKSAGMKDSSLAQPPAPPTVPEAMVEGPVSTEEFLQMKKKLSTMEFRMQQILKTNQDLQKERDDLTQLVQTLTKEISILRKQAQHQQSPPTTLPNGYSPDRGDDSGRTGTPRSGTRPSSGTRPSSGTRPQSMFEPREREQRLSNKTPSKDSLPTAYSVSNIHKSEETDSNRVQSSSSGSGAEEIQCAYPPDLSHYDCPSSLPVHLDEELPSQEEVMRKTEKITKNIQELHKSGQDGKHDSFGHCADKIYEAVKEMAALFPKNSRISTVRHALNSLTSSAARLQEECQDTNMGDLEPELDLPFKTQQVMQCAFDIARAAKELVTLFQ encoded by the exons ATGTCCAGGACAAAAGTAAGGGCGGCGTCTGAGGTGTGCGCCGACTGTGCTGCCCCAG aTCCCACATGGGCCTCCATCAACCGGGGTGTCCTAATCTGTGATGAGTGCTGCAGTGTCCATCGAAGTCTGGGTCGCCACATTTCTCAGGTCAAATCACTGACCAAGGGACAATGGAGTCCCACGCTGTTAGCT ATGGTGCAGCATTTAGCTAACCATGGAGCCAACAGTATTTGGGAGCATTCTCTGCTAGACCCCTCACAGAGCAAGCATGGCAAGAAAAAACCCAGTCCCAGAGATCAAGTCCA TCCAGTAAAAACAGAATTCATCAGATCAAAGTACCAGTTCTTACAGTTTGTTAACAAGCAGAAAGATGGTGAACTCAATTCCATTGATGATTTGAGCAAG CAATTACACTCAAGTGTTAGAACCAACAATTTAGAGACATGCTTACGCCTTCTGTCTAAAGGAGCGGATCCAAATTACTTTCACCCT gagaaAGGAAATTGTCCTTTGCATGTAGCAGCCCAGAGTGGTCAACCATTACAAGTGGAACTGTTGGTAGTGTATGGTGCTGACCCAGGGGCATACGACTCCAATGGGAAAACACCCATTGACCATGCAAA AGCTGAAGATCATATGGATTTGGCGGACAGACTTGTTGAGTGTCAGTACGAGCTGACAGATAGACTGGCATTTTATCTTTGTCAACGAAAACCTG ATCACAGGACAggcattcatttcaaaatacCGGAGATGGCAGATAG TTCTCTAGACATGTCAGAGCTAGCTAAGCAGGCAAAGAAAAAACTGCAAGCA CTTCCAAATCACTTATTTGAAGAGCTTGCCATGGATGTGTATGATGAGGTTGACAGAAGAGAAAATGATGAGC ATTGGTTACAAACTCATGACAACAAGGCTTTAGTCAGTGATCGGCAGGGGGTGCCTTTTCTTCCCCTCAACCCAGATTTTTCAGCCACACGCAATCAG GGCCGTCAGAAGCTTGCCAGGTTCAATGCAAGGGAGTTTGCCACATTAATTATAGACATTTTAAATGACGCAAAAAGAAGACAAACAGGAGTGATGTCCCCTGTTCAGACTCCCAAAGAACCAG ACAAATTGCCCAGTCAAGTTGTTCAAAGGAAAACAAACTTCAACAGCATTGCGAGTGATGAGGAGCCGATCTATGACCAGGTGGCATCAGACGAGGACTACAGCAGCATTGACAACCTCAGCATCAAAAGTGCTGGCATGAAAGACAGCTCTCTTGCCCAGCCCCCAGCA CCCCCCACTGTTCCGGAAGCCATGGTAGAGGGACCTGTCTCCACAGAAGAATTCCTACAGATGAAGAAGAAGCTGTCCACAATGGAGTTCAGAATGCAACAAATTCTGAAGACAAATCAGGACCTACAGAAGGAGAGGGATGACCTCACACAACTG GTGCAAACTCTTACAAAAGAGATTTCAATACTAAGAAAACAAGCCCAGCACCAGCAGAGTCCTCCAACCACACTACCCAATGGGTACAGCCCTGATCGTGGGGATGACAGTGGACGGACAGGTACCCCCAGGTCAGGGACACGCCCATCATCAGGGACACGCCCCTCTTCTGGGACACGCCCACAATCGATGTTTGAGCCTCGAGAACGGGAGCAGCGTTTATCCAACAAA ACTCCATCCAAAGATTCACTGCCCACAGCTTACTCTGTGTCCAATATCCACAAATCAGAAGAAACTGAT TCAAACCGTGTGCAATCTTCAAGTTCAGGATCGGGGGCGGAGGAGATACAGTGTGCCTACCCCCCTGATCTCTCCCACTACGACTGTCCTAGCTCACTGCCTGTCCACCTGGACGAGGAACTCCCCAGTCAGGAGGAGGTGATGAGGAAGACGGAGAAGATCACAAAGAACATCCAGGAACTCCACAAATCTGGTCAGGACGGGAAGCACGATAG CTTTGGACATTGTGCTGACAAAATCTATGAGGCAGTGAAAGAAATGGCAGCATTGTTTCCAAAg aactcCAGAATCAGCACAGTTCGCCATGCATTAAACTCTTTAACATCGAGTGCTGCTCGGCTACAAGAAGAATGCCAAGACACAAACATGGGTGACCTCGAGCCCGAACTTGATCTTCCATTTAAAACTCAACAAGTGATGCAGTGTGCTTTTGACATTGCAAGAGCTGCTAAAGAACTTGTTACATTGTTTCAGTGA
- the LOC128188236 gene encoding ARF GTPase-activating protein GIT2-like isoform X1 encodes MSRTKVRAASEVCADCAAPDPTWASINRGVLICDECCSVHRSLGRHISQVKSLTKGQWSPTLLAMVQHLANHGANSIWEHSLLDPSQSKHGKKKPSPRDQVHPVKTEFIRSKYQFLQFVNKQKDGELNSIDDLSKQLHSSVRTNNLETCLRLLSKGADPNYFHPEKGNCPLHVAAQSGQPLQVELLVVYGADPGAYDSNGKTPIDHAKAEDHMDLADRLVECQYELTDRLAFYLCQRKPDHRTGIHFKIPEMADSSLDMSELAKQAKKKLQALPNHLFEELAMDVYDEVDRRENDEHWLQTHDNKALVSDRQGVPFLPLNPDFSATRNQGRQKLARFNAREFATLIIDILNDAKRRQTGVMSPVQTPKEPDKLPSQVVQRKTNFNSIASDEEPIYDQVASDEDYSSIDNLSIKSAGMKDSSLAQPPAVPRKSTRRQNSAGNLRSEGDLKQENVYPVKQGSPRIPRKSQRIRSYGNLRSYGDLIRSHRRVSLVPHPPTVPEAMVEGPVSTEEFLQMKKKLSTMEFRMQQILKTNQDLQKERDDLTQLVQTLTKEISILRKQAQHQQSPPTTLPNGYSPDRGDDSGRTGTPRSGTRPSSGTRPSSGTRPQSMFEPREREQRLSNKTPSKDSLPTAYSVSNIHKSEETDSNRVQSSSSGSGAEEIQCAYPPDLSHYDCPSSLPVHLDEELPSQEEVMRKTEKITKNIQELHKSGQDGKHDSFGHCADKIYEAVKEMAALFPKNSRISTVRHALNSLTSSAARLQEECQDTNMGDLEPELDLPFKTQQVMQCAFDIARAAKELVTLFQ; translated from the exons ATGTCCAGGACAAAAGTAAGGGCGGCGTCTGAGGTGTGCGCCGACTGTGCTGCCCCAG aTCCCACATGGGCCTCCATCAACCGGGGTGTCCTAATCTGTGATGAGTGCTGCAGTGTCCATCGAAGTCTGGGTCGCCACATTTCTCAGGTCAAATCACTGACCAAGGGACAATGGAGTCCCACGCTGTTAGCT ATGGTGCAGCATTTAGCTAACCATGGAGCCAACAGTATTTGGGAGCATTCTCTGCTAGACCCCTCACAGAGCAAGCATGGCAAGAAAAAACCCAGTCCCAGAGATCAAGTCCA TCCAGTAAAAACAGAATTCATCAGATCAAAGTACCAGTTCTTACAGTTTGTTAACAAGCAGAAAGATGGTGAACTCAATTCCATTGATGATTTGAGCAAG CAATTACACTCAAGTGTTAGAACCAACAATTTAGAGACATGCTTACGCCTTCTGTCTAAAGGAGCGGATCCAAATTACTTTCACCCT gagaaAGGAAATTGTCCTTTGCATGTAGCAGCCCAGAGTGGTCAACCATTACAAGTGGAACTGTTGGTAGTGTATGGTGCTGACCCAGGGGCATACGACTCCAATGGGAAAACACCCATTGACCATGCAAA AGCTGAAGATCATATGGATTTGGCGGACAGACTTGTTGAGTGTCAGTACGAGCTGACAGATAGACTGGCATTTTATCTTTGTCAACGAAAACCTG ATCACAGGACAggcattcatttcaaaatacCGGAGATGGCAGATAG TTCTCTAGACATGTCAGAGCTAGCTAAGCAGGCAAAGAAAAAACTGCAAGCA CTTCCAAATCACTTATTTGAAGAGCTTGCCATGGATGTGTATGATGAGGTTGACAGAAGAGAAAATGATGAGC ATTGGTTACAAACTCATGACAACAAGGCTTTAGTCAGTGATCGGCAGGGGGTGCCTTTTCTTCCCCTCAACCCAGATTTTTCAGCCACACGCAATCAG GGCCGTCAGAAGCTTGCCAGGTTCAATGCAAGGGAGTTTGCCACATTAATTATAGACATTTTAAATGACGCAAAAAGAAGACAAACAGGAGTGATGTCCCCTGTTCAGACTCCCAAAGAACCAG ACAAATTGCCCAGTCAAGTTGTTCAAAGGAAAACAAACTTCAACAGCATTGCGAGTGATGAGGAGCCGATCTATGACCAGGTGGCATCAGACGAGGACTACAGCAGCATTGACAACCTCAGCATCAAAAGTGCTGGCATGAAAGACAGCTCTCTTGCCCAGCCCCCAGCA GTTCCAAGAAAAAGCACAAGGAGACAAAATTCAGCAGGCAATCTCAGGTCAGAAGGTGATCTTAAACAGGAAAATGTTTACCCCGTCAAACAAGGGTCGCCACGT ATACCTAGAAAGAGTCAGAGGATTAGGTCCTATGGAAATCTAAGGTCATATGGTGACCTTATAAGGTCACATAGAAGGGTTAGCCTAGTACCACAT CCCCCCACTGTTCCGGAAGCCATGGTAGAGGGACCTGTCTCCACAGAAGAATTCCTACAGATGAAGAAGAAGCTGTCCACAATGGAGTTCAGAATGCAACAAATTCTGAAGACAAATCAGGACCTACAGAAGGAGAGGGATGACCTCACACAACTG GTGCAAACTCTTACAAAAGAGATTTCAATACTAAGAAAACAAGCCCAGCACCAGCAGAGTCCTCCAACCACACTACCCAATGGGTACAGCCCTGATCGTGGGGATGACAGTGGACGGACAGGTACCCCCAGGTCAGGGACACGCCCATCATCAGGGACACGCCCCTCTTCTGGGACACGCCCACAATCGATGTTTGAGCCTCGAGAACGGGAGCAGCGTTTATCCAACAAA ACTCCATCCAAAGATTCACTGCCCACAGCTTACTCTGTGTCCAATATCCACAAATCAGAAGAAACTGAT TCAAACCGTGTGCAATCTTCAAGTTCAGGATCGGGGGCGGAGGAGATACAGTGTGCCTACCCCCCTGATCTCTCCCACTACGACTGTCCTAGCTCACTGCCTGTCCACCTGGACGAGGAACTCCCCAGTCAGGAGGAGGTGATGAGGAAGACGGAGAAGATCACAAAGAACATCCAGGAACTCCACAAATCTGGTCAGGACGGGAAGCACGATAG CTTTGGACATTGTGCTGACAAAATCTATGAGGCAGTGAAAGAAATGGCAGCATTGTTTCCAAAg aactcCAGAATCAGCACAGTTCGCCATGCATTAAACTCTTTAACATCGAGTGCTGCTCGGCTACAAGAAGAATGCCAAGACACAAACATGGGTGACCTCGAGCCCGAACTTGATCTTCCATTTAAAACTCAACAAGTGATGCAGTGTGCTTTTGACATTGCAAGAGCTGCTAAAGAACTTGTTACATTGTTTCAGTGA
- the LOC128188236 gene encoding ARF GTPase-activating protein GIT2-like isoform X3 yields MSRTKVRAASEVCADCAAPDPTWASINRGVLICDECCSVHRSLGRHISQVKSLTKGQWSPTLLAMVQHLANHGANSIWEHSLLDPSQSKHGKKKPSPRDQVHPVKTEFIRSKYQFLQFVNKQKDGELNSIDDLSKQLHSSVRTNNLETCLRLLSKGADPNYFHPEKGNCPLHVAAQSGQPLQVELLVVYGADPGAYDSNGKTPIDHAKAEDHMDLADRLVECQYELTDRLAFYLCQRKPDHRTGIHFKIPEMADSSLDMSELAKQAKKKLQALPNHLFEELAMDVYDEVDRRENDEHWLQTHDNKALVSDRQGVPFLPLNPDFSATRNQGRQKLARFNAREFATLIIDILNDAKRRQTGVMSPVQTPKEPDKLPSQVVQRKTNFNSIASDEEPIYDQVASDEDYSSIDNLSIKSAGMKDSSLAQPPANPDNESDTLLKSIILEPPTVPEAMVEGPVSTEEFLQMKKKLSTMEFRMQQILKTNQDLQKERDDLTQLVQTLTKEISILRKQAQHQQSPPTTLPNGYSPDRGDDSGRTGTPRSGTRPSSGTRPSSGTRPQSMFEPREREQRLSNKTPSKDSLPTAYSVSNIHKSEETDSNRVQSSSSGSGAEEIQCAYPPDLSHYDCPSSLPVHLDEELPSQEEVMRKTEKITKNIQELHKSGQDGKHDSFGHCADKIYEAVKEMAALFPKNSRISTVRHALNSLTSSAARLQEECQDTNMGDLEPELDLPFKTQQVMQCAFDIARAAKELVTLFQ; encoded by the exons ATGTCCAGGACAAAAGTAAGGGCGGCGTCTGAGGTGTGCGCCGACTGTGCTGCCCCAG aTCCCACATGGGCCTCCATCAACCGGGGTGTCCTAATCTGTGATGAGTGCTGCAGTGTCCATCGAAGTCTGGGTCGCCACATTTCTCAGGTCAAATCACTGACCAAGGGACAATGGAGTCCCACGCTGTTAGCT ATGGTGCAGCATTTAGCTAACCATGGAGCCAACAGTATTTGGGAGCATTCTCTGCTAGACCCCTCACAGAGCAAGCATGGCAAGAAAAAACCCAGTCCCAGAGATCAAGTCCA TCCAGTAAAAACAGAATTCATCAGATCAAAGTACCAGTTCTTACAGTTTGTTAACAAGCAGAAAGATGGTGAACTCAATTCCATTGATGATTTGAGCAAG CAATTACACTCAAGTGTTAGAACCAACAATTTAGAGACATGCTTACGCCTTCTGTCTAAAGGAGCGGATCCAAATTACTTTCACCCT gagaaAGGAAATTGTCCTTTGCATGTAGCAGCCCAGAGTGGTCAACCATTACAAGTGGAACTGTTGGTAGTGTATGGTGCTGACCCAGGGGCATACGACTCCAATGGGAAAACACCCATTGACCATGCAAA AGCTGAAGATCATATGGATTTGGCGGACAGACTTGTTGAGTGTCAGTACGAGCTGACAGATAGACTGGCATTTTATCTTTGTCAACGAAAACCTG ATCACAGGACAggcattcatttcaaaatacCGGAGATGGCAGATAG TTCTCTAGACATGTCAGAGCTAGCTAAGCAGGCAAAGAAAAAACTGCAAGCA CTTCCAAATCACTTATTTGAAGAGCTTGCCATGGATGTGTATGATGAGGTTGACAGAAGAGAAAATGATGAGC ATTGGTTACAAACTCATGACAACAAGGCTTTAGTCAGTGATCGGCAGGGGGTGCCTTTTCTTCCCCTCAACCCAGATTTTTCAGCCACACGCAATCAG GGCCGTCAGAAGCTTGCCAGGTTCAATGCAAGGGAGTTTGCCACATTAATTATAGACATTTTAAATGACGCAAAAAGAAGACAAACAGGAGTGATGTCCCCTGTTCAGACTCCCAAAGAACCAG ACAAATTGCCCAGTCAAGTTGTTCAAAGGAAAACAAACTTCAACAGCATTGCGAGTGATGAGGAGCCGATCTATGACCAGGTGGCATCAGACGAGGACTACAGCAGCATTGACAACCTCAGCATCAAAAGTGCTGGCATGAAAGACAGCTCTCTTGCCCAGCCCCCAGCA AACCCAGATAATGAATCAGACactttattaaaatcaataattctGGAG CCCCCCACTGTTCCGGAAGCCATGGTAGAGGGACCTGTCTCCACAGAAGAATTCCTACAGATGAAGAAGAAGCTGTCCACAATGGAGTTCAGAATGCAACAAATTCTGAAGACAAATCAGGACCTACAGAAGGAGAGGGATGACCTCACACAACTG GTGCAAACTCTTACAAAAGAGATTTCAATACTAAGAAAACAAGCCCAGCACCAGCAGAGTCCTCCAACCACACTACCCAATGGGTACAGCCCTGATCGTGGGGATGACAGTGGACGGACAGGTACCCCCAGGTCAGGGACACGCCCATCATCAGGGACACGCCCCTCTTCTGGGACACGCCCACAATCGATGTTTGAGCCTCGAGAACGGGAGCAGCGTTTATCCAACAAA ACTCCATCCAAAGATTCACTGCCCACAGCTTACTCTGTGTCCAATATCCACAAATCAGAAGAAACTGAT TCAAACCGTGTGCAATCTTCAAGTTCAGGATCGGGGGCGGAGGAGATACAGTGTGCCTACCCCCCTGATCTCTCCCACTACGACTGTCCTAGCTCACTGCCTGTCCACCTGGACGAGGAACTCCCCAGTCAGGAGGAGGTGATGAGGAAGACGGAGAAGATCACAAAGAACATCCAGGAACTCCACAAATCTGGTCAGGACGGGAAGCACGATAG CTTTGGACATTGTGCTGACAAAATCTATGAGGCAGTGAAAGAAATGGCAGCATTGTTTCCAAAg aactcCAGAATCAGCACAGTTCGCCATGCATTAAACTCTTTAACATCGAGTGCTGCTCGGCTACAAGAAGAATGCCAAGACACAAACATGGGTGACCTCGAGCCCGAACTTGATCTTCCATTTAAAACTCAACAAGTGATGCAGTGTGCTTTTGACATTGCAAGAGCTGCTAAAGAACTTGTTACATTGTTTCAGTGA